One window of the Runella slithyformis DSM 19594 genome contains the following:
- a CDS encoding SDR family oxidoreductase, with product MTKLLVFGATGHLGKEIVKIAAGQGYDLTVVVRNKRKAETLADSTGQYIVADVTDPGALVDICNGFDAVIAALGKSVSPNDTGKPTFYDIDLRANSVILEEAQKSGVKKFVYVSAFHAEKYLHLDYFRVHHEMAERLKTSGINYSIIKPPALFSGFLDMIDMAKKGQLITLGKGDKRTNPVYEAEVAHECVRSIEDTNVTIEIGGKTIYTRRQLNEIIQREVCPAKTTKMIPLWLFTLLLPMLKLFDKNLYDKFAFFAAVIQEDTIAPPMGQMTFEAYIKLKYNERNGRPTS from the coding sequence ATGACAAAACTTTTGGTATTCGGTGCCACCGGTCATTTAGGAAAAGAAATTGTTAAAATCGCCGCCGGGCAAGGCTATGATTTAACCGTGGTGGTCAGAAACAAACGCAAAGCGGAGACATTGGCCGACAGTACCGGCCAATACATTGTGGCCGATGTCACAGATCCCGGCGCATTGGTCGACATTTGCAATGGGTTTGATGCAGTGATTGCGGCCTTGGGCAAAAGCGTCTCCCCCAACGATACCGGCAAACCGACCTTTTACGACATTGACCTCCGGGCAAATTCAGTCATTTTGGAAGAAGCCCAAAAAAGCGGGGTCAAAAAGTTTGTTTATGTTTCTGCGTTTCATGCTGAGAAATACCTGCACTTAGACTATTTCAGGGTGCACCACGAAATGGCCGAACGACTGAAAACATCGGGCATCAACTATTCCATCATTAAACCGCCTGCCCTGTTTTCCGGCTTTTTGGACATGATCGACATGGCAAAAAAAGGACAGCTTATTACCCTTGGAAAAGGCGACAAACGAACCAATCCCGTATACGAAGCGGAGGTAGCCCATGAATGTGTCCGCTCCATAGAGGATACCAACGTCACGATAGAAATCGGGGGTAAGACCATTTATACCAGACGGCAGCTGAACGAGATCATCCAACGCGAAGTCTGTCCCGCCAAAACCACCAAAATGATCCCACTGTGGCTCTTCACCTTGTTGTTGCCGATGCTGAAATTGTTTGATAAAAATCTGTACGATAAATTCGCCTTTTTCGCGGCGGTCATTCAGGAAGATACGATTGCTCCGCCCATGGGACAAATGACCTTTGAAGCGTATATCAAACTTAAATACAACGAGCGTAACGGTCGGCCTACTTCCTAA
- the arr gene encoding NAD(+)--rifampin ADP-ribosyltransferase yields the protein MEENKNNRQAGRQGSTPFAQTYFHGTKADLRVGDLLTAGFHSNYGPRKNAKYIFLSATLDAAIWGAELAVGEGRERIYLVEPTGDIEDDPDLTDKKFPGNPTKSYRSTQPFRVVGEVTVWKGHAAEQVKAMKDALEKLKEQGINSLNDE from the coding sequence ATGGAAGAAAACAAAAACAATCGGCAAGCCGGCAGACAGGGTTCGACGCCTTTCGCTCAAACCTATTTTCACGGCACAAAAGCTGACCTCCGGGTGGGTGACCTCCTTACCGCAGGTTTTCACTCCAACTACGGACCGCGGAAAAATGCAAAATATATTTTCCTGTCGGCAACTTTAGATGCAGCCATTTGGGGCGCTGAACTGGCGGTTGGGGAAGGCAGGGAAAGGATCTATTTGGTGGAGCCAACGGGGGATATAGAAGACGACCCGGACTTGACCGACAAAAAATTTCCGGGCAACCCCACCAAATCGTATCGTTCCACCCAACCGTTTCGGGTCGTGGGAGAAGTTACGGTTTGGAAAGGCCACGCGGCCGAGCAGGTAAAAGCCATGAAAGACGCCCTGGAAAAACTGAAAGAACAGGGCATTAACTCCCTGAATGATGAATGA
- a CDS encoding flavin monoamine oxidase family protein, with protein sequence MQRRKFIDETLKKVRTLLLAPSLLTGACNKEEVVHSNDKTVIVIGAGISGLAAAQKLKEKGFNVIVLESQNKVGGRLRTNRSLGIAFDEGASWIHGINGNPITTLAQAAGMNTYETVDDQADSCYDIGGVLRSAAAYDKAEKELYTILDTMMKHGSAGQSFETVFNSLYPEKTKDRLWRFLLSTYVTFDTGDLNKLSSTLYNEGEEFSGVEKMATNGYDTIPNYLAKGLTIQLNQRVSKIDYSNPNIKVTHNGRESEADYIVVTVPLGVLKANTIQFTPALTSAKQTAIQKVGMNCVNKFLLTWNTAFWGNTHYICYTPESKDKFNYFVNINTFNPSANALMTFAYADYARKTETMTDAQVIGEIMSHLKDIYGTGIPTPVNMVRTQWQTNENSFGAYSYTAVGTEMRHFNDLAESINNKVFFAGEHTHIDYFSTAHGAYLSGLREAEKIIAL encoded by the coding sequence ATGCAACGACGAAAATTTATTGATGAGACGCTGAAAAAAGTACGCACATTACTCTTGGCCCCTTCCCTATTGACCGGTGCGTGTAACAAAGAGGAGGTTGTTCATTCCAATGATAAAACCGTCATTGTGATCGGGGCAGGGATTTCCGGGCTTGCCGCGGCCCAAAAACTCAAAGAAAAAGGTTTTAACGTAATTGTGCTGGAATCACAGAATAAAGTCGGCGGTCGACTGAGAACAAACAGAAGTTTGGGCATTGCTTTTGACGAAGGGGCAAGTTGGATTCACGGAATTAATGGAAATCCCATCACCACGTTGGCACAGGCTGCGGGTATGAATACGTATGAAACTGTCGATGACCAGGCGGATTCCTGCTACGATATCGGAGGGGTGTTACGAAGTGCCGCCGCATACGACAAAGCGGAAAAAGAGCTTTATACCATTTTAGATACGATGATGAAGCACGGAAGCGCCGGTCAAAGCTTTGAAACGGTTTTTAATTCTTTGTATCCCGAAAAAACCAAGGATCGACTTTGGAGGTTTCTGCTTTCCACGTATGTGACGTTTGACACCGGGGATTTGAACAAACTCTCCTCTACGCTTTACAACGAAGGAGAAGAATTTAGCGGTGTTGAAAAAATGGCCACGAATGGCTACGATACCATTCCCAATTATCTGGCCAAAGGACTCACTATCCAACTCAACCAACGGGTCTCCAAAATAGATTATTCCAACCCCAACATAAAAGTCACCCACAATGGAAGGGAAAGCGAAGCCGATTATATCGTAGTTACGGTTCCGTTAGGAGTTCTTAAGGCAAATACCATTCAGTTTACCCCTGCCTTGACTTCTGCCAAACAAACGGCCATTCAAAAAGTAGGAATGAACTGCGTGAATAAATTTCTGCTTACCTGGAATACCGCCTTTTGGGGCAATACCCATTACATTTGTTATACTCCCGAAAGTAAAGACAAATTCAACTATTTTGTAAATATCAATACATTTAACCCAAGTGCAAACGCACTGATGACCTTTGCGTATGCCGATTATGCAAGGAAAACGGAAACCATGACCGATGCACAGGTGATCGGTGAAATAATGTCGCACCTGAAAGATATTTACGGAACCGGCATCCCTACTCCGGTCAATATGGTACGGACCCAATGGCAAACCAACGAAAACAGTTTTGGAGCGTACTCCTATACCGCAGTGGGAACCGAAATGCGTCATTTCAATGATCTGGCAGAATCCATAAACAACAAAGTGTTTTTTGCGGGAGAACATACGCATATCGATTATTTTTCAACGGCGCACGGTGCCTATCTAAGCGGCCTCAGAGAAGCCGAAAAAATTATAGCTTTGTGA
- a CDS encoding TetR/AcrR family transcriptional regulator, whose amino-acid sequence MRTRDEHKEQLVRQKALELIVHQGFEGFSMQKLAKAAEVSPATLYIYYKDKEDLITGIGIEIGKKFSENVLRDFDSNLPFAEGMRIQWRNRARYAIEHRLETEFFEQIRSSSFREKVMDSFVEDFKSSMGKFVHNAIAHKELNPMPLEVFWSVAYAPLYNLIRFHHEGRSMGGKPFVFSEELMYQTLALVLKALKP is encoded by the coding sequence ATGAGAACGCGTGACGAACATAAAGAACAGCTGGTTCGCCAAAAGGCGCTGGAGTTGATTGTCCATCAGGGCTTTGAAGGATTCAGTATGCAGAAGTTGGCCAAAGCGGCGGAGGTATCGCCTGCCACGTTGTATATCTACTACAAAGACAAAGAAGACCTGATCACAGGGATCGGCATTGAAATTGGTAAAAAATTCAGTGAAAATGTGTTGCGGGATTTTGACTCCAACTTACCTTTTGCCGAAGGGATGCGTATTCAATGGCGAAACCGGGCAAGGTATGCCATTGAACATCGTTTGGAAACCGAATTTTTTGAACAAATCCGCAGCTCTTCCTTTCGGGAAAAAGTAATGGACAGCTTTGTAGAGGATTTCAAGTCATCCATGGGAAAATTTGTACACAATGCGATTGCCCATAAAGAGCTAAACCCTATGCCGCTTGAAGTATTTTGGTCGGTGGCGTATGCACCGCTGTATAATTTGATACGGTTTCATCACGAAGGTCGCAGTATGGGAGGCAAACCGTTTGTATTTTCGGAAGAACTTATGTATCAAACCCTTGCATTGGTACTTAAGGCCCTGAAACCTTAA
- a CDS encoding type I restriction endonuclease subunit R produces the protein MPSQTNEQALESAIEKRLTGTCLEDLNTNGAVGNVAERAELYRAGNGYYLGTPQDFNAQYAVDERRLWHFLETTQKEELAKLQKNADWKLKILERIDRMVKKYGILRLLRKGLEVEDAHFTMLYSLPLASSSQAVKDNFESNEFSVTRQIRYSLTNPREEIDMVLFVNGLPLVTMELKNQWTGQNAKVHGQNQYRNDRDTTQPLLHFGRCIVHFAVDPDEAYMTTKLNGKDTFFLPFNLGHNYGKGNPPNPFGHKTAYLWEVFTRQSLTNIIQHFVRFDGKDTDTLAKRNLFFPRYHQLDVVRKLIQDASKKGVGQTYLIQHSAGSGKSNSITWAAYQLIETYPENDTVPGSRGITHPLFDSVIVVTDRRLLDKQLRENISDFSEVKNIVAPAHSSKELKESLESGKRIIITTIQKFPFIVDGIADMSHKRFAVIIDEAHSSQSGSTADNMNRVMGKKAEEEEEEDPEDIILKAMKTRKMRGNASYLAFTATPKNATLEKFGIRQEDGKFKPFHEYTMKQAIEEGFILDVLANYTTYKSYYEIEKSIEDNPLFDTAKAQKKLKAYVERDARTIATKADILLDHFITKVVNPKKLKGKAKAMVVTQSIESAIRYFFALRQLLNEKGNPFNIVIAFSGKKTVDGIEYTEESINGFAEKDTRDKFDQDDYRMLVVANKYLTGFDQPKLTAMYVDKKLQDVLAVQALSRLNRSADKLGKKTEDLFVLDFFNSTDDIKVAFDPFYTATTLSKATDVNVLHDLKGHLDDVGVYEWAEVEDFVAKYFKGVNAEQLSPIIDLAADRFNQQLELEDAQKADYKIKAKQFVKIYAQMASILPYEIIKWEKLFWFLKFLIPKLIIVDAGSEALDELLNSVDLSTYGLERVKLNTAIGLDASETELEPQNSNVRGVHGDTTQEDPLDLIIRSFNERWFQGWDLTPEEQRVKFVTLAQSIQAHPDFKNKYSENQDSQNREIAFRKIFDEVMAKQRKSELDLYRLISKDDAFKTAMQDTLKRMIRP, from the coding sequence ATGCCCAGCCAAACCAACGAACAAGCCTTAGAATCGGCCATTGAAAAACGCCTCACGGGCACCTGTCTGGAAGACCTCAATACCAACGGTGCAGTTGGCAACGTAGCCGAGCGGGCCGAGCTGTATCGTGCCGGCAACGGGTACTATCTTGGTACCCCGCAGGACTTCAACGCCCAATACGCCGTGGATGAGCGTCGGCTGTGGCATTTTCTGGAAACCACCCAAAAAGAAGAACTCGCCAAACTCCAAAAAAACGCCGACTGGAAACTCAAGATACTGGAGCGCATTGACCGCATGGTGAAGAAATACGGCATTTTGCGCCTTCTACGTAAAGGGCTGGAAGTGGAAGATGCGCATTTTACCATGCTCTATTCGCTGCCGTTGGCTTCCAGCAGTCAAGCCGTCAAAGATAATTTTGAAAGCAATGAGTTCAGCGTCACGCGCCAAATACGGTATTCGCTCACCAATCCCCGCGAAGAGATCGACATGGTGCTGTTTGTGAATGGGTTACCGCTCGTCACGATGGAGCTCAAAAACCAATGGACGGGCCAAAATGCCAAAGTACACGGCCAAAACCAATACCGAAACGACCGCGACACCACCCAACCGCTGTTGCATTTCGGACGCTGCATTGTCCATTTCGCCGTTGACCCCGACGAAGCCTACATGACCACCAAACTCAATGGCAAAGACACGTTCTTTTTACCCTTCAACTTGGGCCACAACTACGGCAAAGGCAACCCGCCCAATCCTTTTGGTCACAAAACCGCCTATCTGTGGGAGGTCTTCACGCGCCAAAGCTTAACCAATATCATTCAGCATTTTGTCCGTTTTGACGGCAAAGACACCGATACGTTGGCCAAGAGAAACCTGTTTTTTCCGCGTTATCATCAACTCGACGTGGTGCGCAAGCTCATTCAGGATGCGAGCAAAAAAGGCGTCGGCCAAACCTATTTGATTCAGCATTCGGCCGGTTCGGGCAAATCCAACTCCATCACGTGGGCGGCGTATCAGCTCATCGAAACTTACCCCGAAAACGACACCGTTCCCGGCAGTCGGGGAATCACCCACCCGCTCTTTGATTCCGTCATCGTCGTCACCGACCGCCGACTGCTCGACAAGCAGTTGCGCGAGAACATCAGCGATTTTTCGGAAGTAAAAAATATAGTAGCCCCCGCCCATTCGTCCAAAGAGCTCAAAGAGAGTTTGGAAAGCGGTAAGCGCATCATCATTACCACCATTCAGAAGTTCCCGTTTATTGTGGACGGCATTGCCGACATGAGCCACAAACGCTTTGCGGTCATCATCGACGAAGCCCACAGCAGCCAAAGCGGCTCCACCGCCGACAACATGAACCGTGTCATGGGCAAGAAAGCTGAAGAGGAGGAAGAAGAAGACCCGGAAGATATTATTTTGAAAGCGATGAAAACCCGCAAAATGCGCGGCAATGCGTCGTATTTAGCCTTTACGGCCACGCCCAAGAATGCCACACTGGAGAAATTCGGCATCAGGCAGGAAGACGGGAAGTTTAAGCCTTTTCACGAATACACCATGAAGCAGGCCATTGAAGAGGGCTTTATTCTGGACGTGTTGGCCAACTACACCACCTACAAAAGCTATTACGAAATTGAAAAATCCATTGAAGACAATCCGCTCTTTGATACGGCCAAAGCCCAAAAGAAACTGAAAGCTTACGTAGAGCGGGACGCCCGGACCATTGCTACCAAAGCCGACATCCTACTCGATCACTTCATTACCAAAGTGGTCAACCCCAAAAAGCTGAAGGGCAAAGCCAAGGCAATGGTGGTCACGCAGAGCATCGAATCGGCTATTCGGTATTTCTTTGCGTTACGGCAATTGCTCAACGAGAAAGGCAACCCCTTCAACATTGTTATTGCATTTTCGGGCAAGAAAACCGTGGACGGCATCGAATACACCGAAGAAAGCATCAATGGTTTTGCCGAAAAAGACACCCGTGACAAATTTGACCAAGACGACTACCGGATGTTGGTGGTAGCCAACAAATACCTGACGGGTTTTGACCAACCCAAACTCACCGCCATGTACGTGGACAAGAAGTTACAGGACGTTTTAGCCGTTCAGGCACTTTCCCGTTTAAACCGTTCGGCCGATAAATTGGGTAAGAAAACGGAAGATTTGTTTGTGCTGGATTTCTTCAATTCAACCGACGATATTAAGGTCGCATTCGACCCGTTCTACACGGCCACCACGCTCAGCAAAGCCACCGATGTCAACGTATTGCACGATTTAAAAGGCCATCTGGACGATGTTGGCGTATATGAATGGGCAGAGGTAGAAGATTTTGTGGCCAAGTATTTTAAAGGCGTCAACGCCGAGCAACTAAGCCCCATCATTGACCTCGCCGCCGACCGTTTTAACCAACAACTGGAATTGGAAGATGCCCAAAAAGCGGATTATAAAATCAAGGCCAAGCAGTTTGTGAAGATTTACGCCCAAATGGCTTCCATTCTGCCGTATGAAATCATCAAATGGGAAAAGCTGTTTTGGTTTTTGAAATTCCTCATTCCCAAACTCATCATCGTTGATGCCGGTTCGGAAGCCTTGGATGAATTGCTAAATTCCGTTGACCTTTCCACCTACGGATTGGAGCGGGTAAAACTCAATACCGCCATTGGTCTTGATGCTTCAGAAACAGAATTGGAGCCGCAAAACTCCAACGTGAGAGGTGTTCACGGAGACACTACTCAGGAAGACCCGCTGGATCTAATCATCAGGAGTTTTAACGAACGATGGTTTCAGGGTTGGGATTTAACGCCCGAAGAACAACGGGTAAAGTTTGTCACCCTGGCGCAAAGTATTCAGGCGCACCCTGATTTCAAAAACAAGTATTCCGAGAATCAGGACTCCCAAAACCGAGAAATTGCGTTCCGGAAAATTTTTGACGAAGTAATGGCCAAGCAACGCAAATCCGAGCTCGACCTGTATCGGCTTATCTCCAAAGACGATGCCTTCAAAACTGCCATGCAGGATACGTTAAAAAGGATGATACGCCCCTAA
- the bla gene encoding class A beta-lactamase, subclass A2, whose product MTKSIYLTAFFFSVIIGRTAAQSTDVLRQKIHQVVSTKKATVGVAIVGPDGKDTLSFHGDGHFPLQSVFKFHIGVAMLSQVDKGKFSLTQKINIDKKDLLPDLYSPLRDKYPNGGALPLAEILQYTVAESDNVGCEVLLRLLGGAQAVEKYLHQTGVKDLSIKFNEEQQQGNWEWQFQNWTTPKAANQVLSAFYYNKPALLSPKSHAFIWKVMRETKTGAKRLRGQLPEGTVVAHKTGSSGTNKAGLTAAVNDIGIVFLPTGKPFFISVLVTDSKENAETNEKIIADIAKVTWDYFVK is encoded by the coding sequence ATGACTAAATCCATTTACCTCACCGCATTCTTTTTTTCAGTAATCATCGGGCGTACGGCAGCACAATCGACCGACGTACTGCGGCAAAAGATCCACCAAGTCGTATCGACCAAAAAGGCAACGGTGGGCGTTGCGATTGTCGGTCCCGACGGGAAAGATACGCTGTCATTCCACGGCGACGGGCATTTCCCTCTGCAAAGCGTTTTCAAATTTCATATCGGCGTAGCCATGCTGTCGCAAGTGGACAAAGGGAAATTTTCCCTGACGCAAAAGATAAACATTGATAAAAAAGACCTGCTCCCCGATCTGTACAGCCCCCTCCGGGACAAATACCCCAACGGAGGAGCGCTGCCTCTGGCTGAAATACTGCAATACACGGTAGCGGAAAGCGATAATGTGGGCTGCGAGGTCTTGCTGAGGCTCCTGGGCGGCGCGCAGGCCGTAGAAAAGTATTTACATCAAACCGGCGTGAAAGACCTATCCATCAAATTCAACGAAGAGCAGCAACAGGGGAATTGGGAATGGCAGTTTCAAAATTGGACAACCCCCAAAGCGGCCAATCAGGTACTGTCTGCTTTTTATTACAACAAGCCGGCACTGTTGTCCCCCAAAAGCCACGCCTTTATTTGGAAGGTGATGCGGGAAACCAAAACAGGGGCGAAACGATTAAGAGGTCAATTGCCCGAGGGAACGGTGGTCGCGCACAAAACAGGCTCATCGGGTACCAATAAGGCAGGGCTAACCGCTGCCGTCAACGATATCGGCATTGTGTTTCTCCCCACCGGAAAGCCCTTTTTCATCAGTGTATTGGTGACCGACTCCAAAGAAAACGCCGAAACCAACGAGAAGATCATCGCCGACATCGCAAAGGTGACGTGGGATTATTTTGTAAAATAA
- a CDS encoding GNAT family N-acetyltransferase, with protein sequence MSSNLTFTAKRGAEIASVVEALGKLRIAVFHAYPYLYEGTLDYEKDYLQTYVKAPRSFLFAVYDGHEMVGATTGIPLSDETADVRQPFEEAGFDLNTIFYFGESILLPAYRGLGLGHRFFDEREAHARSFNTYTVTCFCAVEREENHPEKPQDYRPNDAFWTKRGYRKEPSLLTHFEWPDIGQTHSTTKKMVYWKRTLY encoded by the coding sequence ATGTCATCAAACCTTACGTTCACGGCCAAGCGCGGTGCCGAGATCGCCTCCGTAGTGGAGGCGTTAGGGAAGCTGCGCATCGCCGTTTTTCATGCGTATCCGTACCTCTACGAAGGAACGCTCGACTACGAAAAAGACTATCTGCAAACCTACGTCAAAGCGCCCCGCTCCTTTCTTTTTGCCGTGTACGACGGCCACGAAATGGTGGGCGCCACGACGGGCATCCCGTTGTCGGACGAAACCGCCGACGTCCGACAGCCCTTTGAGGAAGCAGGTTTTGACCTCAACACGATTTTTTATTTCGGCGAAAGTATCCTGTTGCCCGCTTACCGAGGCCTGGGATTGGGGCATCGTTTTTTTGACGAACGCGAAGCCCACGCCCGCAGTTTCAACACCTATACCGTCACCTGTTTCTGTGCGGTGGAACGGGAAGAAAATCACCCCGAAAAGCCGCAGGACTACCGGCCCAATGACGCCTTCTGGACCAAAAGAGGCTATAGAAAAGAGCCTTCGCTGCTAACCCATTTTGAATGGCCTGATATTGGACAAACCCACTCCACCACCAAAAAAATGGTGTATTGGAAACGTACTCTTTACTGA
- a CDS encoding nuclear transport factor 2 family protein, whose protein sequence is MTSLDIAKQYYDSFNQKNWQGMLALLDPNVRHEPNQADEPRIGIEKFTEFLQSMDESYEETLTDMVFFTSSNDTRVAVEFVVNGIYKKGDEGFPVAHGQSYVLPAAAFLEIRDGKITRVTTYYNLTLWIKLVS, encoded by the coding sequence ATGACTTCACTCGACATTGCAAAACAGTATTACGACAGCTTCAATCAAAAAAATTGGCAGGGAATGCTGGCGCTGCTGGACCCTAACGTACGCCACGAGCCCAATCAGGCCGATGAGCCGCGCATCGGTATTGAGAAATTTACGGAGTTTCTGCAAAGCATGGATGAGTCCTATGAAGAAACATTGACCGATATGGTTTTCTTTACCTCCTCCAACGATACCCGTGTAGCGGTGGAATTTGTCGTGAACGGTATTTACAAAAAAGGGGACGAAGGATTTCCCGTGGCCCACGGTCAGTCGTACGTGCTGCCCGCAGCGGCCTTTTTGGAAATCAGGGATGGAAAGATCACCCGTGTGACGACCTACTATAATCTGACGCTTTGGATAAAACTGGTTTCGTAA